A single region of the Serinus canaria isolate serCan28SL12 chromosome 11, serCan2020, whole genome shotgun sequence genome encodes:
- the SS18L2 gene encoding SS18-like protein 2, with translation MSVAFVPERLRGSAQVNQDTLQRLLEENDQLIRCIVEYQNKGRATDCVQYQQILHRNLIYLATIADATPPRTQKPVD, from the exons ATGTCCGTGGCGTTCGTGCCCGAGCGGCTGCGCGGGTCGGCGCAGGTGAACCAGGACACGCTGCAGCGG ctgctggaggagaacGACCAGCTGATCCGGTGCATCGTGGAGTACCAGAACAAGGGCCGCGCCACCGACTGCGTGCA GTACCAGCAAATCCTGCACAGAAACCTCATTTATTTAGCTACAATTGCTGATGCCACTCCACCCAGGACACAGAAGCCTGTAGACTGA